In the genome of Saccopteryx leptura isolate mSacLep1 chromosome 10, mSacLep1_pri_phased_curated, whole genome shotgun sequence, one region contains:
- the MRPS22 gene encoding small ribosomal subunit protein mS22: MMATLRTPVSVWSLLASSRGTERISFRMKVRPQRGALLQPLLRPCKAGIPCRQLGSEAGSGSSEIKKPTFMDEEIQSILIKMTGLNLAKIFKPAIQELKPPTYKLMTQAQLEEATRQAIEAAKVQLKMPPVLEERTPINDVLAEDKILEGTETAKYVFTDISYSIPHRERFIVVREPSGTLRKASWEERDRMIQVYFPKEGRRTLTPVIFKEENLKTMYSQDRHVDVLNLCVAQFEPDSAEYIKIHHQTYEDIDKHGKYDLLRSTRHFGGMAWYFVNKKNIDGLLIDQIQRDLVDDATGLVQLYHILHPDGQSAREAKEQAAEGLHLIKVFAKTEAQKGAYIELTLQAYQETFITHSAAS; this comes from the exons ATGATGGCAACCCTCAGAACACCTGTGTCGGTGTGGAGCCTCCTTGCAAGTTCTCGAGGCACGGAACGGATCTCTTTCCGGATGAAAGTTCGGCCCCAGCGCGGCGCTCTGCTCCAGCCGCTGCTCCGGCCCTGCAAGGCGGGAATACCATGCCGTCAGCTCGGTTCCGAGGCCG GATCTGGTAGCTCAGAGATCAAGAAACCTACGTTTATGGATGAAGAAATCCAAAGCATACTCATCAAGATGACAGGCTTGAATCTGGCCAAGATTTTTAAGCCAGCTATACAAGAACTGAAACCACCAACCTATAAGCTGATGACTCAGGCACAGTTGGAAGAG gcTACAAGACAGGCAATTGAGGCAGctaaagtacaattaaaaatgcCACCAGTTCTGGAAGAACGCACACCAATAAATGATGTGTTAGCTGAAGATAAGATTTTGGAAGGAACAGAAACAGCCAAATATGTGTTTACTGATATATCGTATAGCATACCACACAGG gaGCGTTTTATTGTTGTCAGAGAACCAAGTGGCACTTTACGCAAAGCCTCTTGGGAAGAACGGGACCGGATGATACAAGTTTATTTCCCAAAAGAAGGTCGGAGAACTTTAACACCAGTAATTttcaaggaagaaaatcttaag ACCATGTACAGCCAGGACCGGCATGTTGATGTCCTCAATCTCTGCGTTGCCCAGTTTGAGCCGGATTCTGCCGAATATATCAAA ATTCATCATCAGACCTATGAAGATATAGATAAACATGGAAAGTACGACCTTCTGCGTTCAACAAGACATTTTGGAGGAATGGCTTGGTATtttgtaaataagaaaaacattgatGGTTTACTAATTGACCAGATTCAGAGAGATTT AGTCGATGATGCCACCGGTTTGGTGCAGCTGTATCACATCCTCCATCCAGACGGCCAGTCGGCTCGGGAGGCCAAGGAGCAGGCTGCTGAGGGATTACATTTAATCAAG gtttttgcgaaaactgaagcacagaaggGAGCATATATAGAATTAACACTGCAAGCTTATCAAGAAACATTCATTACCCATTCTGCAGcttcctga